A genomic region of Deinococcus carri contains the following coding sequences:
- a CDS encoding ABC transporter permease has product MTTISAPPQRRESRFKTFLTSRPVLKLRRNKLAMFGLAITLLFVLTAFFAPWIARPSAEAGGNCLRDLNLSSPNQIYNPANGGFWKALFAAPPSCYAIERESFAPNPAPPSPQAYFGTSQGYDIFYGLVWGTRTMFKLSLIVVGINLILGLILGAISGFYGGWIDNLLQRFIDVLYALPPLVLTIILVTFLRARNPGVDPSFPIILAYTVAGWAYYARIVRGEVLRTRQLEYVDAARSLGARDWRLIMKHVIPNSLASVITLAILDLGTVPLSVAALSFLGLGYPTGYAEWGQLVDFARAWLQPQFWWVMVYPAAFIVLFSLGFNLFGDALRDAYDPKSR; this is encoded by the coding sequence GCCCGGTGCTGAAGCTGCGCCGCAATAAGCTCGCCATGTTCGGGCTGGCGATCACACTGCTGTTCGTGTTGACGGCCTTTTTTGCCCCCTGGATCGCTCGACCCTCCGCCGAGGCGGGCGGCAATTGCCTGCGCGACCTGAATCTCAGCAGCCCCAACCAGATCTACAACCCCGCGAACGGCGGCTTCTGGAAAGCCCTCTTCGCGGCCCCGCCCAGTTGCTACGCCATTGAGCGCGAGAGCTTCGCGCCCAACCCCGCGCCGCCCAGCCCGCAGGCCTATTTCGGCACCAGCCAGGGCTACGACATCTTCTACGGCCTGGTGTGGGGCACCCGCACTATGTTCAAGCTGTCGTTGATTGTGGTGGGTATCAATCTGATCCTGGGCTTGATCCTGGGGGCGATCAGCGGCTTTTACGGCGGCTGGATCGACAACCTGCTCCAGCGCTTTATCGACGTGCTATATGCGCTGCCCCCGCTGGTGCTGACCATCATCCTGGTCACGTTCCTGCGCGCGCGCAACCCCGGCGTGGACCCCTCATTCCCGATCATCCTGGCCTACACGGTGGCGGGCTGGGCCTACTATGCCCGCATCGTGCGCGGCGAGGTGCTGCGGACCCGGCAACTGGAGTACGTGGACGCGGCCCGCTCGCTGGGTGCCCGCGACTGGCGGCTGATCATGAAGCACGTGATTCCCAACAGCCTCGCTAGCGTGATCACCCTGGCGATTCTGGACTTGGGCACCGTGCCGCTCAGTGTGGCGGCCCTGTCCTTCCTGGGGCTGGGCTATCCGACTGGCTACGCCGAGTGGGGCCAATTGGTGGACTTCGCCCGCGCGTGGCTCCAGCCGCAGTTCTGGTGGGTGATGGTGTACCCTGCCGCCTTTATCGTCCTGTTCAGCCTGGGCTTCAACCTCTTCGGTGACGCCCTGCGCGACGCCTACGACCCCAAGAGCCGCTGA